From Aedes albopictus strain Foshan chromosome 1, AalbF5, whole genome shotgun sequence, one genomic window encodes:
- the LOC115256763 gene encoding LOW QUALITY PROTEIN: carbonic anhydrase 14-like (The sequence of the model RefSeq protein was modified relative to this genomic sequence to represent the inferred CDS: substituted 2 bases at 2 genomic stop codons), translating to MSEEQHKAQGIVGILLMVQIGDTPNPELQIITSAINKVTYKDKHRSSTPIRHTSLRSLLPNTEQYMTYEGSSTHPGYWESTVXIILNKPIYIIKQEXYALRKLMQGSEQTPKDPLGNNAGPLQALISPIPRLIRFSTESLVKIWQNLSRRFGNTPPDDS from the exons ATGTCTGAGGAGCAGCACAAGGCCCAGGGCATCGTGGGGATCTTACTGATGGTGCAGATTGGCGACACGCCCAACCCAGAGCTGCAGATAATTACCAGCGCCATCAACAAGGTCACCTACAAAGATAAGCACC GTTCTTCCACACCGATTCGGCACACCTCGCTGCGGTCGCTGCTACCCAACACCGAGCAGTACATGACGTACGAGGGATCATCCACTCATCCGGGCTACTGGGAGAGCACGGTATAGATCATCTTGAACAAACCGATCTACATCATCAAACAGGAG TGATATGCCCTGCGGAAACTGATGCAGGGATCGGAACAGACGCCGAAAGACCCACTGGGGAACAATGCGGGTCCATTGCAGGCGTTGATTTCGCCCATACCGAGGCTAATAAG ATTTTCGACAGAATCGCTCGTGAAGATTTGGCAGAATCTCTCCCGAAGATTCGGAAACACACCTCCCGATGATTCGTAA